A stretch of Candidatus Brocadiaceae bacterium DNA encodes these proteins:
- a CDS encoding efflux RND transporter periplasmic adaptor subunit produces the protein MHKIIFSFIVVTGLLTGCSDGIHKNDDAEHGHLHGDEEHTGGGLEPLAYTLYTDKSELFVEFKPLIAGELSTFAAHFTRLGENFKAITEGSVTVSLIGDGTQLTDKAENPSSPGIFRLALIPENPGTYQLVFDIHTREFSDKITIANINVYSNRKTAQAYQQEQTTGEEIVYLKEQAWKIDFANREVKKQPFTEIIKTTGQILPARGDETTITAESRGIITFGNNKKLIGAAVNSGETVCIISGSGLTEGNLDTKHKEAKNNYEKNKIDFERASELVKDAIISQKQFQEIQLRYKNAQTIFNAIEANYTASGHKIISPIHGFIKSVMVSEGEYVEIGQPLASVSQNRKLLLKAEVPQQHFSKLNSISSANFITPYNNKTYSTTVLNGRLVSYGKSADNNAFYIPVYFEIDNNGEIIPGSFVEIFLKTNIIKDALAIPYSALIEEQGNYFAYVQTSGEGFQKRELKIGANDGMNVQVLAGIEEGERVVTKGACQIKLATMSGKMPAHGHEH, from the coding sequence ATGCATAAAATAATCTTTTCATTCATTGTAGTTACAGGCTTATTAACAGGCTGTAGCGATGGCATTCATAAAAACGACGATGCCGAACACGGTCATTTGCACGGAGATGAAGAGCATACTGGCGGAGGACTTGAACCGCTTGCTTACACCCTCTATACAGACAAATCGGAACTATTTGTAGAGTTTAAACCTTTGATAGCAGGGGAACTCTCAACGTTCGCCGCCCATTTTACCCGATTAGGAGAAAACTTCAAAGCAATAACAGAAGGATCCGTAACAGTTAGCCTGATCGGAGACGGGACACAATTAACTGATAAAGCTGAAAATCCATCATCTCCGGGCATATTTCGATTGGCTTTGATTCCAGAGAATCCCGGCACCTATCAGTTGGTATTTGACATTCATACCAGGGAGTTTTCAGACAAAATAACAATAGCAAATATCAATGTTTACTCCAACAGAAAAACTGCACAGGCATATCAACAAGAACAAACAACCGGCGAAGAAATTGTGTATTTAAAAGAACAGGCATGGAAGATAGATTTTGCCAACAGGGAAGTAAAAAAACAGCCCTTTACTGAAATAATCAAAACTACAGGACAAATCCTGCCTGCACGTGGAGACGAGACAACGATAACAGCAGAAAGCAGAGGTATCATAACATTCGGCAACAACAAAAAGCTGATTGGTGCTGCTGTAAATTCAGGCGAAACCGTATGTATAATTTCAGGCTCTGGTTTAACGGAGGGCAATTTAGACACAAAACACAAAGAAGCAAAAAACAACTATGAAAAAAACAAAATAGATTTTGAAAGAGCCAGTGAGCTGGTAAAAGACGCTATTATCTCACAAAAACAGTTTCAAGAAATACAACTTCGATACAAAAATGCTCAAACCATTTTTAACGCCATTGAAGCAAACTATACTGCCAGTGGACATAAAATCATATCACCAATACACGGATTTATAAAAAGTGTGATGGTAAGCGAAGGAGAGTATGTTGAAATCGGACAGCCCTTGGCAAGCGTTTCTCAAAACCGGAAACTCCTTTTAAAAGCCGAAGTGCCTCAACAGCATTTCTCAAAACTCAACAGCATTTCATCGGCCAATTTTATCACCCCCTATAACAACAAAACATACAGTACTACGGTCTTAAATGGCAGGCTCGTTTCCTATGGAAAAAGCGCCGACAACAATGCGTTTTATATTCCCGTATATTTTGAGATTGACAATAATGGAGAAATTATTCCCGGTTCATTCGTTGAGATATTTCTAAAAACCAACATAATCAAAGATGCTTTAGCAATTCCGTATTCAGCGCTCATAGAGGAACAGGGGAATTACTTTGCCTATGTGCAAACATCAGGAGAAGGATTCCAGAAGCGTGAATTAAAAATTGGAGCAAATGATGGCATGAATGTACAGGTATTAGCCGGTATAGAGGAAGGTGAAAGAGTTGTCACAAAGGGAGCCTGCCAAATAAAATTAGCAACAATGTCAGGCAAAATGCCTGCCCATGGTCACGAACATTAA